Proteins encoded in a region of the Labrus bergylta chromosome 9, fLabBer1.1, whole genome shotgun sequence genome:
- the gpr101 gene encoding probable G-protein coupled receptor 101: MPGSQVFGVGTNITDVHWQSGFTSSSQDPVWSSTANSVVKMLLISLIVCVSLFGNVVVLLVFQRKPQLLHVANRFVLNLLLADLLQTVLVMPFAIAATVPGVWPLDARLCQALVVLMHLFAFAGVNTIIVVSVDRYLAIIHPLSYPTRMTPHLGTNLIICTWVLSFLQSTPPLFGWGAIDFDRHHNVCSVVWSSSLSYSAVVSTFSFWLPVFIMLGCYWMVFRAARRQNALVHPVQTQSYSQPCPQDFQATSSPQAQRQPQQASSPDGPYSARGYPVRVRQRRFHYHCKAARVVFVIMASYILSMGPYSILNTISMSARAAVPPWLSSLALVLFFLQCCLHPYIYGYMHRSVRKEFLALLCGMFCKQGRPRQSSAGESCFTTTEGRLRVNSHLPSLTARVLPLRTWEECTTSSSPTWRKSRDSRKETISTSISSERELTVHSKQST, encoded by the coding sequence ATGCCAGGTTCTCAGGTGTTCGGTGTGGGCACTAATATCACTGATGTACACTGGCAGTCTGGCTTCACCAGCTCCAGTCAAGACCCAGTCTGGTCCTCCACTGCCAACAGTGTGGTCAAGATGTTGCTCATATCACTCAtagtgtgtgtgtccctgtttgGCAACGTGGTGGTCTTACTGGTGTTCCAGAGGAAGCCTCAGCTCCTTCACGTGGCCAACCGCTTCGTCCTCAACCTTCTCCTGGCCGACCTTCTCCAGACAGTGTTAGTCATGCCCTTTGCCATAGCAGCCACCGTGCCGGGCGTGTGGCCCCTGGATGCCAGACTGTGCCAAGCTCTCGTGGTGCTCATGCACCTTTTCGCGTTTGCTGGCGTCAACACCATTATAGTTGTCTCTGTGGATCGCTACCTGGCCATCATCCACCCTCTGTCCTATCCCACCCGAATGACCCCTCACCTGGGCACCAACCTGATCATCTGCACCTGGGTGCTTAGCTTCCTGCAAAGCACACCACCCCTCTTCGGCTGGGGGGCCATCGACTTTGACCGTCACCACAACGTGTGCTCCGTGGTGTGGTCCTCCAGTCTGTCGTACTCTGCAGTGGTGTCCACCTTCTCCTTCTGGCTGCCTGTGTTCATCATGCTTGGATGTTACTGGATGGTATTCAGGGCAGCTCGGAGGCAAAACGCGCTTGTGCACCCCGTACAGACGCAGTCCTACTCCCAGCCCTGCCCGCAGGACTTCCAAGCAACTAGCAGCCCACAGGCACAGCGCCAGCCACAGCAGGCCAGTTCACCTGATGGCCCTTATTCAGCAAGGGGGTACCCTGTTCGAGTTAGACAGAGACGCTTCCACTACCACTGCAAGGCAGCTCGGGTGGTTTTCGTGATCATGGCATCATATATCCTCAGCATGGGGCCTTACAGCATACTGAATACAATATCTATGAGTGCCAGGGCAGCTGTACCCCCCTGGCTTTCCTCCCTTGCCCTTGTTCTCTTCTTCTTGCAGTGCTGCCTCCACCCGTACATTTACGGTTACATGCACCGCAGTGTCAGGAAAGAATTCCTGGCTTTGCTCTGCGGGATGTTCTGCAAACAGGGTCGTCCCAGACAGAGCTCTGCTGGGGAAAGCTGCTTCACTACGACAGAGGGACGCTTACGGGTCAACTCTCACCTGCCCAGCCTCACCGCTCGAGTCTTACCTTTACGGACTTGGGAAGAGTGCACAACGTCGTCCTCTCCAACCTGGAGGAAATCTAGGGACAGCCGTAAAGAGACGATCTCTACCAGCATCAGCTCTGAGAGGGAGCTCACAGTCCACAGCAAACAAAGCACTTAG